Proteins from one Plasmodium relictum strain SGS1 genome assembly, chromosome: 10 genomic window:
- a CDS encoding 50S ribosomal protein L12, apicoplast, putative, which produces MKIKGRILTNLIKKKIETSDNKKRCKFFKSFKRIAFPIFFFFFIIHIYFIKCVCFKLLKEQNKFNYDKYLFCENKINDHYSRKNYLNYKSRRAFKKNIFNYNNKFRLRSEKVDQIIESLKKLTLLEASELVKKIEITFSVDTKQNINNSKNGQENQQNESDSKENEEEEENKVYDLILENIEPNKKIPIIKIVKEIKKDLNLKQAKDLVDNLPQTLFEKINKETADKWKTKLTDAGGVVKLK; this is translated from the coding sequence ATGAAAATTAAAGGAAGAATACTTACAAacttgataaaaaaaaaaatagaaacttctgataacaaaaaaagatgtaaattttttaaatcatttaaaagAATAGCCTTccccatttttttttttttttttataatacatatatactTTATAAAATGTGTATGTTTTAAGTTATTAAAAGAGCAGAATAAGTTtaattatgataaatatttgttttgtgaaaataaaataaatgatcaTTATTCAAGGAAAAATTATCTAAATTATAAGAGTAGACGtgcttttaaaaaaaacatatttaattACAACAATAAATTTAGATTAAGAAGTGAAAAAGTAGATCAAATAATTGAAAGCTTAAAGAAATTAACCTTATTAGAAGCAAGTGAGTTAGTaaagaaaatagaaattaCTTTTTCAGTAGATacaaaacaaaatataaataactcTAAAAATGGCCAAGAGAATCAGCAAAATGAATCTGATtctaaagaaaatgaagaagaagaagaaaataaggtgtatgatttaattttagaaaatatagagcctaacaaaaaaatacctataattaaaattgtcaaagaaataaaaaaggatttGAATCTAAAACAAGCAAAAGACTTAGTTGATAATTTACCTCAAACACTTTtcgaaaaaattaataaagaaacaGCTGATAAGTGGAAAACAAAATTAACAGATGCAGGAGGAGTtgttaaattaaaataa
- a CDS encoding cytosolic preribosomal GTP-binding protein, putative, translating into MSILQKIADIEAEMAKTQKNKATNYHLGLLKAKLSKLKAQLIEGGTKGGGDGEGFDVSKTGDARIGLVGFPSVGKSTLLNKLTGTFSEVASYEFTTLTCVPGIFKYKGAKMQLLDLPGIIEGAKDGKGRGKQVIAVAKSCSLILIVLDVLKPLTYKKIIEKELEGFGIRLNKKPPNIIFQKKDKGGINITHTVPLNNLDEDIIKSICHEYRIMNANISIRCEATVDDIIDVIEGNRLYVPCIYVLNKVDQITMEELDLITQLPHNVPISAHLEWNLDGLLEAIWNYLDLVRIYTKPKGQIPDYDSPVILKKERSKVENFCKKIHRSLVQQLKYALVWGKSVKHNPQKVGKDHELNDEDVVQLVKK; encoded by the coding sequence atgTCGATCTTGCAAAAAATAGCTGATATTGAAGCCGAAATGGCTAAAACCCAAAAAAACAAGGCCACAAATTACCACTTAGGTCTATTAAAGGCAAAATTATCCAAATTAAAAGCTCAATTAATTGAAGGAGGGACAAAAGGAGGTGGTGATGGAGAAGGTTTTGATGTTTCAAAAACAGGAGATGCAAGAATAGGTCTTGTAGGGTTTCCTTCTGTAGGAAAATCtactttattaaataaattgaCTGGTACTTTTTCTGAAGTAGCTTCTTATGAATTTACTACTTTAACTTGTGTTCCTggtatttttaaatacaaaGGAGCAAAAATGCAATTACTAGATCTTCCTGGAATTATTGAAGGAGCTAAAGATGGAAAAGGAAGAGGAAAGCAAGTTATTGCAGTAGCAAAAAGTTGCTCCTTAATTCTAATTGTTTTAGATGTTTTAAAACCTTtaacttataaaaaaattatagaaaaagaattGGAAGGTTTTGGAATTAGACTCAATAAAAAACCTCCTAATATAATATTccaaaaaaaagataaaggGGGAATAAATATAACACATACTGTTCCTTTAAATAATCTCGATGAAGATATAATTAAATCTATTTGTCATGAATACAGAATTATGAATGCTAACATATCAATAAGATGTGAAGCTACTGTTGATGATATTATTGATGTAATTGAAGGAAATAGATTATATGTACCATGcatatatgttttaaataaagTTGACCAAATTACAATGGAAGAGTTAGATTTAATTACACAACTCCCACATAATGTTCCTATATCTGCTCATTTAGAATGGAATCTAGATGGCTTGTTAGAAGCAATTTGGAATTACTTGGATTTAGTTCGTATTTATACCAAACCTAAAGGGCAGATACCTGATTATGACTCACctgttattttaaaaaaagagagaTCAAAAGTAGAAAATTTTTGCAAAAAAATTCATAGGTCTTTAGTTCAGCAACTAAAATACGCACTAGTTTGGGGAAAATCAGTTAAGCATAATCCTCAAAAAGTTGGAAAAGATCATGAATTAAATGATGAAGATGTTGTTCAATTAGTGAAAAAGTAG
- the KASbeta gene encoding karyopherin beta, putative, producing the protein MDKIAEIIEGLSSSDSHIRNECEKTLNFYKKNDLNNTVLSILKLLKSHKDSQVRLQCAILIRNIFRVYIKSTNVETEEKEKNENSVLNSEEENYWELLPDNLKNIVKSELISNIGTETDKMVRNNICNNIIDLSSKLLLNNQWPELITVTFEFCNSNNNDVLISGYKILGGVLNCVTDELEGKHEIISSICMKGLNASNVQVRGECINLISCIVEDNSSLLIKSVQSCIPLILQSLSLMAKNSSSDISVLEECEKVLQSIGKMIDYNAKFFSKHISNLCDILFSICMKDENELNYDFDNSLKSLSIEALVTIPERRPKMALSVPHFVDKIIHLSMLFMLDINNDCFNEWMNSIKEGKDDSQELYDIGEESLDRVGKAFSEIEEAEFIHILFNKVSEFLMKNTWEHKYVGIMAIAQTIEYLPEEEIEEQLEHVIKMLLQVLTDQDVRVRYAACQAIGQISLDHQPYVQKEFYSEILPALINTMNDVHLRVQSHATAAFVNYAEELEKTALLPYSDIIIDILLQKLNSSNYLLVREQAVTAIAVIAGVIEEDFLKYYSTVVPMMKDIIQKAVSDEERTCRGKAIECISIIGLSVGKDIFLEDAKECMNALLQISSGKMDPDDTVKEYIQEAIGRICRALGNDFYPYLSNIVPTILSVLSVLPKPLTDDEEDLTITMVSNGQYVGLKTSLLEDQEKALDLLIIIIEVLKENYKEYIQATATAVLPMLNYELSDEIKQKALTAVSELIDAARILSEKTDNNKSMLHAILTASAEKVLKSLSETKLDDNYEYILDVMIIESHGLYMCLQKAGADILPEGTLKLFFNQVFKLLECSTDRRIIYNQKKNNEDVDEDELLIIDREEELEQNYRTNLLDILGVLIKHHPTQFLNTCCEICITFINNYLSSPNAEDVALALYVCDDLLEFLQENSVCLWEYFMNPLLLNINHSDDKVKQAACYGVIQATKIEAFGKYANIAVEYLLKLIHQNSSNKKSKEFISAIDNAVAALGDVVLMHTSKFNNAEELIKIWLNNLPIKEDDAEGRRVHKNLIDLVSQNHPLLFGKDDSNTSKIIEIFLTIYETDFSDTDCNKKISSLINSLDQSYLNNLATSALTHKQAKKLNHILNNNRK; encoded by the coding sequence CGTGTTTATATAAAATCCACAAATGTGGAaacagaagaaaaagaaaagaatgaAAATTCTGTTTTAAATTCAGAAGAAGAAAACTATTGGGAATTATTACCAgataacttaaaaaatattgtgAAATCAGAATTAATTAGCAATATAGGAACGGAGACAGATAAAATGGTACgaaataatatatgtaataatatCATTGATTTATCATCTAAGTTACTTCTAAATAACCAATGGCCTGAATTAATAACAGTTACTTTTGAGTTTTGTAATTCTAATAATAACGATGTATTAATAAGTGGATATAAGATATTAGGAGGGGTTTTAAACTGTGTAACGGATGAATTGGAAGGAAAGCATGAAATAATTTCATCTATATGTATGAAAGGATTAAATGCTTCAAATGTTCAAGTAAGGGGGGAATGCATCAATTTAATATCTTGCATAGTAGAAGATAATAGCTCTTTATTAATCAAAAGTGTTCAGTCATGTATTCCTTTAATATTGCAATCATTAAGTTTAATGGCAAAAAATAGTAGTTCAGATATTTCGGTTTTAGAAGAATGCGAGAAAGTTCTTCAGTCTATTGGAAAAATGATTGATTACAATGccaaatttttttcaaaacaTATTTCTAATTTATGTGATATATTGTTTAGCATATGTATGAAAGATGAAAACGAGTTGAATTACGATTTCGATAATAGTTTGAAATCATTGAGTATTGAAGCATTAGTTACGATACCAGAGAGAAGACCAAAAATGGCTCTATCTGTTCCTCATTTTGTTGATAAAATTATCCATTTGTCTATGTTATTTATGcttgatataaataatgattgTTTTAATGAGTGGATGAATTCCATAAAGGAAGGAAAAGATGATAGCCAAGAACTTTATGATATAGGAGAAGAATCATTAGATAGAGTTGGTAAGGCATTTAGTGAAATTGAAGAAGCAGAATtcattcatattttatttaataaagtttcggaatttttaatgaaaaatacatGGGAACATAAATATGTTGGAATTATGGCAATTGCTCAAACAATTGAATATTTACCagaagaagaaatagaagAACAATTAGAGCATGTAATTAAAATGTTACTACAAGTTTTAACAGATCAAGATGTTAGGGTCAGATATGCAGCGTGTCAGGCAATAGGACAAATTTCATTAGATCATCAACCATATGTTCAAAAAGAGTTCTATAGTGAAATATTACCAGCATTAATTAACACTATGAATGATGTACATTTGAGAGTTCAATCACATGCTACAGCAGCATTTGTTAATTATGCAGAGGAGTTAGAAAAAACAGCTTTATTACCTTATTCAGATATTATTATTGAtattttattacaaaaattaaactctTCTAACTACTTGTTAGTACGAGAACAAGCTGTAACAGCAATAGCAGTTATTGCAGGAGTTATAGAAGAAGactttttgaaatattattcAACTGTTGTTCCAATGATGAAAGATATAATTCAAAAAGCCGTTTCAGATGAAGAAAGAACATGCAGAGGAAAAGCTATTGAATGTATTTCAATTATTGGTTTGTCTGTAGGTAAggatatatttttagaagATGCTAAAGAATGTATGAATGCTTTGTTGCAAATTAGTAGTGGAAAAATGGATCCCGATGATACcgtaaaagaatatattcaAGAAGCTATTGGGCGTATATGTAGAGCATTAGGAAATGACTTTTATCCATATTTAAGTAATATTGTACCAACTATTTTATCTGTTTTATCAGTTTTACCGAAGCCATTAACGGATGACGAAGAAGATTTAACTATAACTATGGTATCTAATGGACAGTATGTGGGATTGAAAACCTCATTACTTGAAGATCAAGAAAAAGCCTTAGATTTATTGATTATTATAATTGAAGTATTAaaggaaaattataaagaatatatacaAGCTACAGCTACAGCAGTTTTACCTATGTTAAATTATGAGTTATCTGatgaaataaaacaaaaagcATTAACTGCTGTTAGTGAATTAATAGATGCAGCTAGAATATTATCAGAAAAAACTGACAACAATAAGTCTATGCTACATGCAATTTTAACAGCTTCTGCCgaaaaagtattaaaaagTTTATCAGAAACGAAATTGGATGATAactatgaatatatattagaTGTAATGATTATTGAATCTCATGGATTATATATGTGCTTACAAAAAGCTGGTGCAGATATTTTACCTGAAGGTACgttgaaattattttttaaccAAGTATTTAAGTTATTAGAATGCTCAACAGATAGGAGAATTATTTACaatcaaaagaaaaataatgaagatgtagatgaagatgaattattaataattgaTAGGGAGGAAGAATTAGAACAAAATTACCGAACAAATTTATTAGATATATTAGGTGTGTTAATTAAACATCACCCCACgcaatttttaaatacttgTTGTGAAATATGTATaacatttattaataattatttaagcTCTCCCAATGCTGAAGATGTAGCATTGGCATTATATGTTTGTGATGATTTGTTGGAATTTTTACAAGAAAATAGTGTATGCTTATGGGAATATTTCATGAATCCATTATTGTTAAACATTAACCATTCAGATGATAAAGTAAAACAAGCTGCGTGTTATGGGGTTATTCAAGCAACTAAAATTGAAGCATTTGGTAAATATGCCAATATTGCTGTAGAATATCTTTTGAAGTTAATACATCAAAATAgttctaataaaaaatcaaaagaaTTTATTTCAGCTATCGATAATGCTGTAGCTGCTTTGGGAGATGTTGTTTTAATGCATACATCCAAGTTTAATAATGCAGaagaattaattaaaatttggTTAAATAATTTACCAATAAAAGAAGATGATGCAGAAGGAAGAAGAgttcataaaaatttaattgacTTAGTTTCACAAAATCATCCACTTCTATTTGGAAAAGACGATTCAAATACATCaaaaattattgaaatatttttaacaatATATGAAACGGATTTCTCGGACACTGAttgtaacaaaaaaatttcttcattaatAAATTCATTAGATCAgtcttatttaaataatttagcaACTTCTGCGTTGACACATAAGCAGGCTAAAAAATTGaatcatattttaaataataacagaaaataa